In Sebaldella sp. S0638, the genomic stretch TGAAGTTCTTTTTCTTCTGTCTCGCCTTTAATCACTCTGTCATACTGTGTAGGACTCTGATAATAAAAAGTTATCATATCAGGATCAAAAATAATAAAAAAACTATTCTCCCTGTCTCTTGTAATAAGCATCTTTAATTCATCAGTATTTGTCTCTATTATTTTCCCTTTATATTTAGTACTGTAAGTATCCTGCAGTCCTCTTGAAATTTCCGCATCTGCCCGTCCAAAGCCGATCCAGCTTACCAGCCTGTCATTTTCATAATTTAACTTCAGTTCTGACAATACCATTCCCGCAAAATTAATATTAGTGAATATTAACTCATTTCCACGGTCTGTATAATTTTTTCCTTCAAAAAATTTTATTGCTGTATCTTTTGAAGTATTCCATTCAAAAGCCCTGAAATTGAAATCTTTTCCGGTTTTCGGAAGAAAGTAATCACTTTTTCTCATAAGAAGTTCTTTTTCAGCATAATGACTTCTTATTATCTTTTTAGTGTCTATCCCCGTTATATCAGAAAATGAAATGCAAAAGAAAGCTAATGTCATTGCAAATATAATTTTCTTCATTCCATCCCTCCTAAAAACATTATTCATGTTATAATTTTACATTATAATCGAAAAAATTTCAACTATGCAGTTAAAATGCTTCCATAATATTATCTACCCAAGTCTCTACCATTGTTTCCATATTGTATTTTGTCTGTTTCAGCGGATTTAAAAATTCCATTTCGCTTATCACTTCATTTTCATAAAGTTCTTTTTTCATGTTTTCCAGCGCTTTTCCCATTCCGCCTTTACCACAGCTAAATAAAGCTACTTTCTTTTCCTTTATTTTATTCTCTGAAAAAAAAGTCTTTAATGCCGGAGCATAATTCAATTTCCATACCGGTGTCCCCAGAAAGATAAAATCATAAGAATCAACATTCTTTTCCAACGGAAAGAGTTCAGGGTGTTCATTTGCAAAAGCCTGTTTTCCGCCAAAAATATATTTTAGTATTCCCTTAGCTTTTACATCTGCTTTAGGTTTCAATTCCAAAATTTCGGCATTCACGCTTTTACTGATCTCTTCTGCCACATACTTGCAATTTCCTTCAAAAGAATAATAAACTATCAAAATTTTCATACTATTTCTCCTCACTAAAATAATTATAAAAATTTACATAATCTCAATTGCTAGAAATTTTTTATTTAATTGCCAAATATCAGTGTTATAGATGTGTTTCTGTTGAATAGAATATTTTCTCTTTGTAAATGATATCACATTATT encodes the following:
- a CDS encoding flavodoxin, with protein sequence MKILIVYYSFEGNCKYVAEEISKSVNAEILELKPKADVKAKGILKYIFGGKQAFANEHPELFPLEKNVDSYDFIFLGTPVWKLNYAPALKTFFSENKIKEKKVALFSCGKGGMGKALENMKKELYENEVISEMEFLNPLKQTKYNMETMVETWVDNIMEAF